One Oceanotoga teriensis genomic window, CATCTATAAATCTATAATGAATTTTAAATCCTGGTTGAGAAAAATCAAAATAATTAAAAATATCTATAAGATTGGATGTTTCAAATTCTCTTTCTTTTAATTTAAAATTATAGTTTAAAGATGTATCATATAGGTCTTCAAATTCTATATCAAAATCCATTCTATTATTTAAATATTTTCCATAATCATTTGTTAGTTTAAAAGTACTTGTGAAAACAAAGGTATTTATAATAATAAAAATTAATATCATACATTTTTTCATAATATCCCCCAATATAAATTAAAATGGGGATCAGAGTCCCCATTTTATATAAAAGGTATTTTTAACCTAATTTTTTTGATAATTCTTCGAGTTCAGCATCATCAATATCGTAATTTCCAAATACTTGCTGAACATCATCATTATCTTCTAAGTTATCCAAAAGTTTCAATAATTTTTCAGCATCATTGCCTGAAATGTTTACTGTTGTTTTTGGATTATAGGTTAATTCATCTTCTATCGAATAACCATCTGCTTTTAAAGCTTCTCTTACGTCTGAAGTTAAATCTGGTTCAACAGTTATTTCTATAGGGTCTGTATCTTCAGTTATATCTTCAGCGCCAGCTTCAATAGCTTGCATCATAAATTCTTCCATATCAGAAACCTCTTCTTTAGGAACTTTTATCAAACCTTTTCTTTCAAAATTCCAAGAAACCGCTCCAGCTTCAGCTAAAGAACCATTACCTTTTGATAGAAGATGTCTTATTTCTTGAGCAGATCTATTTTTATTATCTGTAACAACAGATATTAACAAAGCAACGCCTGCTGGACCATAACCTTCATATAATAATTCTGTTAGTTCTTCACCTTCAAGTTCTCCTGTACCTTTTTTAATAGCTGTTTCAATCTTATCTTTTGGCATGTTTGCCGCTTTAGCTTTATCTACTGCAGATCTTAATCTTGGATTAGCATCAGCATCTCCACCGCCATCTCTTGCGGCTATAGTTATTTCTCTTATGATCTTAGTAAAAGCTTTAGATCTTTTCGCATCTTGAGCACCTTTTCTATGTTTAATATTAGCCCACTTATTATGCCCTGACATATATTATCCCTCCTAAAAACCTTTCATCACTAAAATTGTGGTATCATCATGTTGAGGAGCACTTTTCACAAAATTGTCCACCGAATCAATTATACGGTTAACTATTACATTTGTGTTTTCGTTTATTATCGGTTTTATTAAATTTTCCAGTCTTTTTGTTCCATATTCTTCTTTTTCTTCATTTCTTGCTTCTGTTATTCCATCAGTATAAGATATGAATAGAAATTCAGATTTGTAAGAATATTTTTCTATTTTGAAGTCTATATCTTCAAATATACCCAAAGGAAGACCTGTTGCTACTGAAGTATACTCATTAGAATCAAGATAAATAGGACAATTATTATGTCCCACATTTACGATTTTAACATTTTTTTCTTTTGAATTCAATAGAATAAAAATAGCTGTTACAAATCTATCATCAGGTATATTCTTTTCCAAATAATTATTTACGTATTTTACAAGAGAATCAATACTATCTCCAGCTTCGATTCTACTTCTGACAACTGCTCTCATAGAACTCATTATCAATGCTGCTGGTACTCCTTTTCCAGATACATCTGCCAATAAACCTAAAACTTCATTATCATTTATTTTTATGACATCATAATAATCTCCACCAACATCATAAGCAGATCTGTAAAAAGCTGATATTTGACAATTTAAAATATTAGGTATTTTTTTTGGCAATAAAGAATTTTGAATTTCTTTTGCTATTTTTAATTGCTCATCAAATTTTTGTTGTTTAATTTTTTCATTTAAATAATTTATAGTATCGAATCCAAAAGCGAGTTGCTCACAAACAGATTCCATTATTTTTTTGTCTGAAGCAAGAAAAATCGAATTATCTGTTTTTCCATATAATAAAATAAAACCCCATATTTTTAGTTTTGATTTTATAGGAATTAATAAAAAAGAACTTTCAGTATGATTAACAGAGTCCTTTTCTCTTAAAATTGTTTTTGGAGAGTCTATTTTTTTTAAAAGATAAAGAATTGGTTCTATATTTTCAAAGTTCATATCTCTTAATTCCAAATATAAAGGGTTAAAATTTACATTTTGAGTTTCAAAGTCTACAAATTCTCCAACTATAACATTTTTAAAATCTACAGTATCTTTAAGTCTTTTTACTATTTGTTCTATAGACAGTCTTGGATCTTTAGTCGAAAAAATTAGCTTAGAAATTTCTAAAACGGTAGTCAATTCTTCATATAATTTAGAAATTTCTTCAAATTGAGCTTGAAGAATCATAGTATTTTCTTCTATTTGTATTTTATAATTATTTAACTCTGAAAGATGTTTATCTGTTAAAAAATTAATTCTTTCATATAGTACATTCACATTTTCTTCTTCATCTGTGTATATTTTTAAAGCATTATTTAATTTTGAATAGAGAGACTTTGCATCAAACATATCATTCACCCACTAATTCATTTACCGTATCTATTAAAGATTTTGGACTGAACGGTTTTGTTAATACTTTTTTTGCACCAAGTGATAAGGCTGTTTCTTCATCAGATTCTCCACCTTTAGCAGTTAATACTATGATCGGAATTTTTATATCTATACCTTTAAGTTCTTTTAATACTGTAAAGCCATCCATTATGGGCATCATAATATCAAGGCATACGAGATCAGGTTTTTCTGATAAAATTTTTTCTAAGCCTTCTTTTCCATTAGATGCTTCTATCACATCATAACCAGATGTTTTAAGATTAAAAGTTATTATCTTTCTCAATACTTCAGAATCATCGACAACAATAATTTTTTTCATATTAACCCCTCCAGACGGTTTCAATACAGTAAGGATAATAAATAAAATTCTTTAAGTTCATTTTATTTATTATTTTATAAAAATTAAAAATATTTTTTGTATTTTGAAAAAATTCTAATATGTATATTTTATTATTATTATTATAACATTTCAAGTCTTCAAAAATTTCATTTTTATTGTAAAAATTTTGTCCCTTTTGAATTAAATCCATATTTTTAAAGTTTTCATATATATTTTCAGATATATATATTCTAAATTTAAACTTATCTATTTCTTCATTGATATTAAAATCATCATTTTTTTCTTGAAATTCTATTAATTTAAGACCTTTTGGAGAACAAGAATTCAAAATTTCAAAATTAAAGCTTTTTTTTGTATTTACTATTATATAAAGTTCTCTGTTGATATATCCCAAAGGTAAAGCTGAAGTATAAGAAAAAATTGGTTTTGGACTAAATCCTTTAGAAAATTCAAGAGGACATTTAGCTCTTCTCAAGGTATATTCTATGATGCTTATGAAGTCTCTATGTGAAGTGAAAGCTAAATTCCCATATTTTTTTAATTTTAACATATATTTCATAAAAAATATACTCCTTCCATTTTATCATATCATAATAATATTATTATGTTTTTTTAGTTTTATTTTAAAAACTTAAGCTTTATAATTATACTAAATTAATTTCATCAAATTATTAAATATAAAAAAATTTTAAGAACTATATGATATAATTTGTTTTGAAAAATTAATAATTGGAGGAATAAAGTTGAAAAGTTATTTAATAGGATTTTTTATAGGAATATTTTTCTTTATATTTTTATTTATACATACAAGTAATTTTTATAAAAATACATCATCCATATTTTTTGTCAATTCAAATTATAATACATATTTGTTCGAAGATGGTGAAAGTATTCTCCCAACAAAATACAAATATGTTAATTTAGAAGATATTCCAGAAGAATTAATATATATGCTTTTATGGTCTGAAGATAGGGATTTTTATGAGCATTATGGAGTTAATATAAAGGCTCTGTTCAGAGCTACTCTTATAAATATTAAAAATAGATCTTTTTCTCAAGGTGGATCAACTTTGAGTCAACAACTCGCGAAAACTTTATATTTGACCAATGAAAAAACTATTATGAGAAAAGTTATGGATATGATGCTGGCATTTTTCTTGGAAAGATCTTATACAAAAGATGAAATATTAGAGGCTTATATGAATAGTGTTTATCTTGGAAATGATATTTCTGGATTTGGGGCGGCTTCAGAGAGATATTTCAAAAAAGATTTAAATGATTTAGATTATAATGAAATGTCTATGTTAGTTGGAATAATTAATGGACCAGAATTATATAATCCGTATAAATATCCAGATAGAGCTAAAAATCAAGCTTCAATTCTTTTAAATTCCATTCATGGAAATGAATTGATAAAGTTTGATAAATCAAACATAGAAAAAATGGTTAATGATATACAAATATATAAATTAGATTATAAAGAGGATTATTTAGATTTTATTTATCAAGTAAAAAAAGAAGAAGAAGCATTAAACTTAAAAGGTGGAGGTTATAAAATAAAAACAACTTTTAATAGAGATTTATATGATTCTTTTACATTAAATGCTTCTGAATCTTCAATAGTTATAAATAATAAGACCGGATCTGTTGAATCTTTTTGGGGTGGAGAATACTCGATATTCATTTCTAATAAACAAATTGGTTCTGTGATAAAACCTTTTTATTATGCATTAGCATTAGATAAAGGCTATACATTCGATACTATACTTCCCGATGAACCTATGGATTTTGGAGGATGGAGACCAAATAATTATGACAAAAATTTTAGAGGTGAAATAAGTCTTGAAGATGCCATAGTTAAATCTATAAATATACCGTCTATATATTTAGCAACTCATATTGAAAAATCACCAACAGATTCAATAGAAAAAATAAAGAATTTTTTAGAATCTGATATAGGACTTAAAGGCATGTATCCAGAAGATTTAACACTTGCATTGGGAACTGTTGAAACAAATCCTTTTGAATTAATAAAAGCTTTTACAATATTTCCAAACTATGGATTAATACCAAAAATATATACAATATCAGAAATATATGATAGAAAAGGTAATTTAATATACAAAAAATATCCTGAGATAGATAAAAAAATAGATGAAATATCTATAAAGACTTATTCTTCTATGAATAATCTATTGAGACAAGTTGTAGAAAGAGGATCTGCAAAGAGAATAAATATAGAAGGAATAGATCTTCATGGAAAAACGGGAACTCCTGAGTTATCGACATGGTTTTCAGGATATACTGGAAACAAAAGTATAGTAGTTAGAGTAGATGGTGTAGATTTATTATCTTCAACATCGGCTGTTCCTGTAGCTGGAAATATAGTAAAAAACTTTATATATTCGGGTTATAATTTGAAAGTTCCAAAATATATGAATGCATATGATGATGAACAAAAACTGGATTTTTTTGAAGACCCTATAACTTTTGTTTCAAAGGGAATGGATGTTATAGAATATTTAAAATTTTCAAAATTAAAATACTCTACAGATGATTTGAATGAAAAATTAAAAGAAGCAAATTCACAATTAGAATATATATATCCAGATGTAGTTAATAGAATAAATGAATGGAAAAATATCAATCTCGTAGATTTTATGAAAGATCCTTATTCATTTATACAAAATGGATACAATCTAAGAAATTATTTAGAAAATATAAGTATTACAGATGAAATCAAGAAAAAACTTTTGAATATATCAGATGAAATAAAATATTTATATCCTGATCAAGCATCTTTAATAATAGAGTTTATAAGTGAAAAGGGGCTTTAACTATGATACAGTTAAAAAAAGGAAAATATTTTATAAAAGAAGGAGAAATACCAAAAAAAATATTTTATATAAGAGAAGGTAGATTAACAGATGGTAATAAGGAGTATTTAGAGGGTACTTTTATTTCTATTGTTTCTTATATATTGCAATTACCTATTGCAAAGGGTTTGAAGTCTTTGTCGAATATTAAAATAGAAGAATTTGATGATTTTAATGATATAGATGATTCTATAATAAAAAATTTTATTCAAGAAATTTCAAAAATAACAAATAATTTAATGTATTTTCCCATAGAAAAGAGCTATGCGGATCCTAATAAAATAATAAATTATAAATTGGAACTTTTTTCTAGTAATAATGATGAAGAATATTTTGATATTGAAGAAAATGATGAATTAAAAGAATTTTTTGATAATTTTAATTTCTTTTTTGATAAAGAAGAACAAATAGATTTACCAGAAAGTTTTGAAGAATATAAAAAATTATTGAAAAATTTTATTTTAGAACTCAATATATCAAAATTGATAAATTATTTTAAAAAAGGTTTAAATAAATATGAAGTTGAACAATCTGAATTAGAAGTATTTTTTGATGAATTAATAGACATAGCTATTACAATAAATG contains:
- a CDS encoding YebC/PmpR family DNA-binding transcriptional regulator, with the translated sequence MSGHNKWANIKHRKGAQDAKRSKAFTKIIREITIAARDGGGDADANPRLRSAVDKAKAANMPKDKIETAIKKGTGELEGEELTELLYEGYGPAGVALLISVVTDNKNRSAQEIRHLLSKGNGSLAEAGAVSWNFERKGLIKVPKEEVSDMEEFMMQAIEAGAEDITEDTDPIEITVEPDLTSDVREALKADGYSIEDELTYNPKTTVNISGNDAEKLLKLLDNLEDNDDVQQVFGNYDIDDAELEELSKKLG
- a CDS encoding PP2C family protein-serine/threonine phosphatase: MFDAKSLYSKLNNALKIYTDEEENVNVLYERINFLTDKHLSELNNYKIQIEENTMILQAQFEEISKLYEELTTVLEISKLIFSTKDPRLSIEQIVKRLKDTVDFKNVIVGEFVDFETQNVNFNPLYLELRDMNFENIEPILYLLKKIDSPKTILREKDSVNHTESSFLLIPIKSKLKIWGFILLYGKTDNSIFLASDKKIMESVCEQLAFGFDTINYLNEKIKQQKFDEQLKIAKEIQNSLLPKKIPNILNCQISAFYRSAYDVGGDYYDVIKINDNEVLGLLADVSGKGVPAALIMSSMRAVVRSRIEAGDSIDSLVKYVNNYLEKNIPDDRFVTAIFILLNSKEKNVKIVNVGHNNCPIYLDSNEYTSVATGLPLGIFEDIDFKIEKYSYKSEFLFISYTDGITEARNEEKEEYGTKRLENLIKPIINENTNVIVNRIIDSVDNFVKSAPQHDDTTILVMKGF
- a CDS encoding response regulator transcription factor — translated: MKKIIVVDDSEVLRKIITFNLKTSGYDVIEASNGKEGLEKILSEKPDLVCLDIMMPIMDGFTVLKELKGIDIKIPIIVLTAKGGESDEETALSLGAKKVLTKPFSPKSLIDTVNELVGE
- a CDS encoding TIGR03936 family radical SAM-associated protein — encoded protein: MKYMLKLKKYGNLAFTSHRDFISIIEYTLRRAKCPLEFSKGFSPKPIFSYTSALPLGYINRELYIIVNTKKSFNFEILNSCSPKGLKLIEFQEKNDDFNINEEIDKFKFRIYISENIYENFKNMDLIQKGQNFYNKNEIFEDLKCYNNNNKIYILEFFQNTKNIFNFYKIINKMNLKNFIYYPYCIETVWRG
- a CDS encoding transglycosylase domain-containing protein gives rise to the protein MKSYLIGFFIGIFFFIFLFIHTSNFYKNTSSIFFVNSNYNTYLFEDGESILPTKYKYVNLEDIPEELIYMLLWSEDRDFYEHYGVNIKALFRATLINIKNRSFSQGGSTLSQQLAKTLYLTNEKTIMRKVMDMMLAFFLERSYTKDEILEAYMNSVYLGNDISGFGAASERYFKKDLNDLDYNEMSMLVGIINGPELYNPYKYPDRAKNQASILLNSIHGNELIKFDKSNIEKMVNDIQIYKLDYKEDYLDFIYQVKKEEEALNLKGGGYKIKTTFNRDLYDSFTLNASESSIVINNKTGSVESFWGGEYSIFISNKQIGSVIKPFYYALALDKGYTFDTILPDEPMDFGGWRPNNYDKNFRGEISLEDAIVKSINIPSIYLATHIEKSPTDSIEKIKNFLESDIGLKGMYPEDLTLALGTVETNPFELIKAFTIFPNYGLIPKIYTISEIYDRKGNLIYKKYPEIDKKIDEISIKTYSSMNNLLRQVVERGSAKRINIEGIDLHGKTGTPELSTWFSGYTGNKSIVVRVDGVDLLSSTSAVPVAGNIVKNFIYSGYNLKVPKYMNAYDDEQKLDFFEDPITFVSKGMDVIEYLKFSKLKYSTDDLNEKLKEANSQLEYIYPDVVNRINEWKNINLVDFMKDPYSFIQNGYNLRNYLENISITDEIKKKLLNISDEIKYLYPDQASLIIEFISEKGL